The Candidatus Berkiella aquae sequence CAGAATGAATTTGAAATATTGAATCATATCCATCGTAACGCCGAGCAGTGCCTTTATAAGCAAAACGAAGCCGAAACGACTTTCTTATTTAGCCCCTTTTATCCTGGCATTAATTTACAAGACATTTGCTATTATAATTTCAGCGGGCAACTTGTAAAAAAACCCCTTAACGAATTGTTGTTGATCAAATTATTTCAGGGAATTTTATCAGAAGTACAACAACTTCATCAGAAGGATGGCGTATTACATCGCGATTTAAAACTCAACAATTTTTTAGTCGAGATTAACAATGACAAAGTCAACGTTAAATTAATTGATTTTGGCACTTCCTGTTTAATACAAAAGTCAAATAAATCATTTAGCGGCACGGTTGGTTATCAAGCGCCTGATTTAACCTTGCCCCCTAATCAACATGGCATCTATAATTTACAACACGAATATTATTCAGTCGGTGTAATATTGGCAGAACTCATTGCCAATGAGAATTATCACCGATATATTGAATATAAAATGCGCGATTTTGCCAGTAGCAATTTCCTTGGAACCATTCAAAAAAGTGATCTAAAAGCCAATTTACCTAGTGTCTTTGCCGATAAGTCAAACGAACGTTACCCCACGTTTGCAGCTTTTGTTGAAATGATAAAATTGTTAACCAAGAAAGATCCTTTCAAACGTCCAACCTATCTAGATATTGAGAAAATGATTAAGCGGCTTACAACTATGGAGCAAGATTATTACCTACGACCTGATTCTCCAAAATCAGAGTCTGCAACACCCCGAGAACCCACTTCATCGCAAGATTTTTCTATTCGCTTCACGGGTTTTAAGAAAGAAGAACTCACACGACAATTAGAAGCATTAACGTCTGAATTAAAAAGTATCCAATTTAATGATAAGCCATCTTCCTCAATGGATACGATGCAAATCCATTTTGCCTTAAGTTTCTCAAGCAGTAGCCCTAGCGGTTATAACGTCACTCGACCACGAAGCCAATCTGAAATACCGCCCTTAAATCTTGAAAGCCTACCTCAAAGCAGTGAACGCATTGCAAAATCACGGCGTAAGAAAGTTTCGGTAAGCCCTAAAACTACCAAAACGCCTCCCAATTCACCAACCCTACCGTCTATTGCTGAACCCGATCATAAACAATTAACTTTGAGAGCGTTTTTAGAAGAAGAACACAAAACAGAAAAAAAAGAAAAGCGCAAAAATAAAAAATTAGAAAAACCTCATTAAGACTGAATAGCCCTGATAATATCAGGGCTATATTAAAATGAGTTAATTTTCCAAATGTCTGATTATTGTGACCGATTATCCGCCAGTCATAACCAACTATCGCGTTTATCACCACAAGGATTGCGCTCTTTTTGTGCCTACGATAATTTCTGCTAATCATTTACTTAAGGAGAAGATCACATGCCAAAGTATCAACAAAATACTCATCAACCTCATCATCCCGTTACCGCAAGACCACAAGGCGTTCATAAGCCTCATCGTGTGTTACCTCATGCTCATACATCGCATGCTACACACACCAGAACATTCACACCGGCAAGAGTATATCATGCCACTCATACCCGAACACCGACTCCTGCAGCAGTTGCAATAACCGTAACAACCGCACCACACCCTATTACTCATGCAAGAACGTTTGTACCAGCACCTGCAGTAGCACCACACCCTGTTACTCATGCAAGAACGTTTGTACCAGCACCTGCAGTAACGCCACGCCCTGTTACCCATGCAAGAACATTCGTGCCCGCACATGTTACCCAAGCACTATTAGCAACCCATCCAGTTTCCCATGCCCGAACTTTTTTGCCTGCTGCAACAAACGCGATTGCCAGTAATCCTGCTTTAATGCAACCCGCAACGGCACCTCATGCTCATCATTCCACGATCGTACGTTTGCGAAAATAAATCGCCTATTCAATTTAATTTTGCGACAACTTTCTGAAAAGTTGTCGCTTGTTATTCTTGAATAAGAGTCACAGCGTATTCGAACATTTCCTGACATCAATGATGGTAT is a genomic window containing:
- a CDS encoding protein kinase domain-containing protein — encoded protein: MLLSPTDQTIPSITREPLLLSKEALLARKQALGKQTLQETTISLYTDNSNPLFPKQYEIVSFIDGHQLVRVFAIDKNAKLGEGAQGEVYLAQELFEDKKPTPTKPLLSIVKITSNQIHFDDYQNEFEILNHIHRNAEQCLYKQNEAETTFLFSPFYPGINLQDICYYNFSGQLVKKPLNELLLIKLFQGILSEVQQLHQKDGVLHRDLKLNNFLVEINNDKVNVKLIDFGTSCLIQKSNKSFSGTVGYQAPDLTLPPNQHGIYNLQHEYYSVGVILAELIANENYHRYIEYKMRDFASSNFLGTIQKSDLKANLPSVFADKSNERYPTFAAFVEMIKLLTKKDPFKRPTYLDIEKMIKRLTTMEQDYYLRPDSPKSESATPREPTSSQDFSIRFTGFKKEELTRQLEALTSELKSIQFNDKPSSSMDTMQIHFALSFSSSSPSGYNVTRPRSQSEIPPLNLESLPQSSERIAKSRRKKVSVSPKTTKTPPNSPTLPSIAEPDHKQLTLRAFLEEEHKTEKKEKRKNKKLEKPH